Proteins encoded together in one Lepisosteus oculatus isolate fLepOcu1 chromosome 2, fLepOcu1.hap2, whole genome shotgun sequence window:
- the lgals8a gene encoding galectin-8 isoform X2: protein MSVTSPRQTVLNPAIPYAGTILGGLHPGDMVLIQGAVLSDADRFQVDFMCGSSTKPRADVAFHFNPRFKRSPCVVCNSLQQERWGKEEILYDLPLQKGENFETIILVEGDMFKVALNGKHLLQYNYRVDLKKVDTLGISGKVKIEAIAFVSSSEVFCETGDLSLPYRASLVNGVAPGQSITIKGQVSAYPHSFSINLRSGESSDIALHLNPRLRASVFVRNSFLQECWGPEENSLPTFPFSAGEYFEMIIFCEPQQFKVAVNGVHLLDYKHRVQDLSRIDQLEIMGDLQLLDVKLVK, encoded by the exons ATGTCTGTTACGAGTCCCAGGCAAACGGTTTTAAATCCG GCAATTCCCTATGCTGGGACAATACTGGGGGGACTTCATCCTGGTGATATGGTACTTATCCAAGGAGCAGTTCTCAGTGATGCTGACAG GTTTCAGGTGGATTTTATGTGTGGGAGCAGCACCAAGCCCCGTGCTGACGTGGCCTTCCATTTCAACCCCCGGTTCAAGCGCTCCCCCTGCGTGGTGTGTAACTCGCTGCAGCAGGAGCGCTGGGGCAAGGAGGAGATCCTCTACGACTTGCCCCTCCAGAAAGGGGAGAACTTCGAGACCATCATTCTGGTGGAGGGAGACATGTTCAAG GTGGCCTTGAACGGGAAGCACCTGCTGCAGTACAACTACAGGGTGGACCTCAAAAAGGTGGACACGCTCGGAATAAGTGGCAAAGTCAAGATTGAGGCCATTGCATTCGTTTCAAGCTCT GAGGTGTTTTGCGAGACAGGTGACCTG AGCCTTCCTTACAGAGCCAGTCTAGTCAATGGAGTGGCCCCGGGACAATCGATCACTATTAAAGGACAAGTCAGTGCTTATCCCCACAG CTTTAGCATCAACCTGCGCTCTGGAGAGTCGAGCGACATCGCTCTGCACCTGAACCCCCGCCTCAGGGCCAGCGTGTTCGTCAGGAACTCCTTCCTGCAAGAGTGCTGGGGGCCGGAGGAGAACAGCCTGCCCACTTTCCCCTTCTCGGCCGGGGAGTACTTTGAG ATGATCATCTTCTGCGAACCCCAGCAGTTCAAGGTGGCGGTGAATGGGGTTCACCTGCTGGATTACAAGCACAGGGTACAAGACCTGTCGCGGATCGACCAGCTGGAGATCATGGGCGACCTGCAGCTGCTGGACGTGAAACTGGTGAAATGA
- the lgals8a gene encoding galectin-8 isoform X1: MSVTSPRQTVLNPAIPYAGTILGGLHPGDMVLIQGAVLSDADRFQVDFMCGSSTKPRADVAFHFNPRFKRSPCVVCNSLQQERWGKEEILYDLPLQKGENFETIILVEGDMFKVALNGKHLLQYNYRVDLKKVDTLGISGKVKIEAIAFVSSSTSSPPASALPSKDTHVKEVFCETGDLSLPYRASLVNGVAPGQSITIKGQVSAYPHSFSINLRSGESSDIALHLNPRLRASVFVRNSFLQECWGPEENSLPTFPFSAGEYFEMIIFCEPQQFKVAVNGVHLLDYKHRVQDLSRIDQLEIMGDLQLLDVKLVK, encoded by the exons ATGTCTGTTACGAGTCCCAGGCAAACGGTTTTAAATCCG GCAATTCCCTATGCTGGGACAATACTGGGGGGACTTCATCCTGGTGATATGGTACTTATCCAAGGAGCAGTTCTCAGTGATGCTGACAG GTTTCAGGTGGATTTTATGTGTGGGAGCAGCACCAAGCCCCGTGCTGACGTGGCCTTCCATTTCAACCCCCGGTTCAAGCGCTCCCCCTGCGTGGTGTGTAACTCGCTGCAGCAGGAGCGCTGGGGCAAGGAGGAGATCCTCTACGACTTGCCCCTCCAGAAAGGGGAGAACTTCGAGACCATCATTCTGGTGGAGGGAGACATGTTCAAG GTGGCCTTGAACGGGAAGCACCTGCTGCAGTACAACTACAGGGTGGACCTCAAAAAGGTGGACACGCTCGGAATAAGTGGCAAAGTCAAGATTGAGGCCATTGCATTCGTTTCAAGCTCT ACTTCATCTCCGCCAGCATCAGCTCTGCCGAGCAAAGACACACACGTGAAA GAGGTGTTTTGCGAGACAGGTGACCTG AGCCTTCCTTACAGAGCCAGTCTAGTCAATGGAGTGGCCCCGGGACAATCGATCACTATTAAAGGACAAGTCAGTGCTTATCCCCACAG CTTTAGCATCAACCTGCGCTCTGGAGAGTCGAGCGACATCGCTCTGCACCTGAACCCCCGCCTCAGGGCCAGCGTGTTCGTCAGGAACTCCTTCCTGCAAGAGTGCTGGGGGCCGGAGGAGAACAGCCTGCCCACTTTCCCCTTCTCGGCCGGGGAGTACTTTGAG ATGATCATCTTCTGCGAACCCCAGCAGTTCAAGGTGGCGGTGAATGGGGTTCACCTGCTGGATTACAAGCACAGGGTACAAGACCTGTCGCGGATCGACCAGCTGGAGATCATGGGCGACCTGCAGCTGCTGGACGTGAAACTGGTGAAATGA
- the rrm2 gene encoding ribonucleoside-diphosphate reductase subunit M2: protein MLTARSPLSAKNEKVIVSKMSAASLTDKENTPPSLSSTRVLASKTARRIFEDAGNEPKAEKRTVEDEPLLRENPRRFVIFPIEYHDIWQMYKKAEASFWTAEEVDLSKDLKHWESLKDEERYFISHVLAFFAASDGIVNENLVECFSQEVQVTEARCFYGFQIAMENIHSEMYSLLIDTYIKDPKEREFLFNAIETLPCVKKKADWALNWIGNKDAVYGERVVAFAAVEGIFFSGSFASIFWLKKRGLMPGLTFSNELISRDEGLHCDFACLMFKHLVHKPSEERVREIIENAVQIEQEFLTRALPVDLIGMNCTLMKRYIEFVADRLMLELGFSKIYRSENPFDFMENISLEGKTNFFEKRVGEYQRMGVMSAPTDNTFRLDADF, encoded by the exons ATGCTTACCGCTCGTTCTCCCCTCTCTGCCAAGAATGAGAAAGTGATCGTTTCCAAGATGAGTGCGGCTTCTTTAACAGACAAGGAGAACACG CCTCCGAGCCTCAGCAGTACCAGGGTTTTGGCGTCCAAAACGGCGAGGAGGATCTTCGAAGACGCTGGGAACGAG CCCAAAGCGGAGAAGAGGACCGTGGAAGACGAGCCCCTCCTGAGAGAGAACCCTCGGCGGTTTGTCATCTTCCCCATCGAGTACCACGACATCTGGCAGATGTACAAGAAGGCCGAGGCCTCCTTCTGGACCGCGGAGGAG GTGGACCTCTCCAAAGACCTCAAGCACTGGGAGTCCCTGAAGGACGAAGAGCGGTACTTCATCTCCCACGTCCTGGCTTTCTTCGCCGCTAGCGACGGCATCGTTAACGAGAATCTG GTGGAATGCTTTAGCCAGGAGGTTCAAGTGACTGAAGCCCGTTGTTTCTATGGCTTCCAAATCGCCATGGAGAACATCCACTCTGAAATGTACAGCCTGCTCATCGACACGTATATTAAAGACCCCAAAGAGAG GGAGTTCCTTTTCAACGCCATTGAGACTctgccctgtgtgaaaaagaagGCTGATTGGGCTCTGAACTGGATTGGAAACAAAGATGCTGTATATG GGGAGCGTGTTGTGGCCTTTGCTGCAGTAGAAGGTATCTTTTTCTCTGGGTCATTTGCTTCCATATTCTGGCTGAAGAAGAGAGGCCTGATGCCAGGCCTCACCTTCTCAAACGAGTTAATTAGCAGAGATGAG GGCCTTCATTGTGACTTTGCCTGCCTCATGTTCAAGCACTTGGTACACAAACCCTCCGAAGAGAGAGTCCGTGAAATCATTGAAAATGCCGTCCAGATAGAACAG gAGTTCCTCACTCGAGCTTTGCCGGTGGACTTGATCGGCATGAACTGCACTTTGATGAAGCGGTACATTGAGTTTGTGGCGGACAGGCTGATGCTGGAGCTGGGTTTCAGCAAG ATCTACAGGTCTGAGAATCCTTTTGACTTCATGGAAAACATCTCCCTGGAAGGAAAGACCAACTTCTTCGAGAAGCGCGTAGGGGAGTACCAGAGGATGGGCGTCATGTCTGCGCCGACGGACAACACGTTCAGGCTGGATGCCGACTTTTGA